Within Methyloversatilis discipulorum, the genomic segment CAGTGCGGCGACGCACAGCGGCGCCCACAGGTGCGTGATCGAGCCCGGCGTCTGTGCGGTACGGACGAGCAGGGCGGCCACGGTCTCGTCGGCCGGCGGCGCACGGCGTATCGTCCGCATCAGCCGCAGCGCGGCCAGACGGTCGCGCCAGCTCATGCCATGCGCGCGCAGGAAGGCAAGGGCGATGCTGGCGCGTCCGCTGCCGTGCGCGCACAGCGAAAAGCCATCGTCGAATTCGAGCGCCAGCGGCAGGCGCTGCAGCAGCGCGTCGGGGTCGGCGCCAACCGCGCGCATCAGCGCCAGCGTTTCGCTGTAGGCGCCGATCAGGATGTGCTGGCCGTTGTCCAGCGGCAGACCGTCCATGCGCACGGTGCGCGCGCGACCGCCGACCTGGGGCGCGGCTTCGAACACGGTCGGCTGCAGACCGCGGCGCACGCAGTCGACCGCGCAGGCCAGGCCGGCCCAGCCGCCACCGACGATGGCGACCGTTGTGCTCAACTTTTCAGCCAGGTTTTCCACGCCAGCCACAACTTGCGCAGCGGCGTCAGCGCGATGCGGCGGTCGAGCACGCGGCAGCCGTCACGCTCGATCTCGTCGAGCAGCGTGCGGTAGATCGCCGCCATCACCAGACCCGGTCGCTGCGCTGCGCGGTCCTGCTTGGGCAGCGCGGCCATCGCCTGTTCGTAGTACTGGCGTGCGCGCGCGATCTGGAACTCCATCAGCTGGCGGAATTCGTCGCTGTAGCGCGCGTTCAGGATGTCGGCGGCGCGCACGTTGAAGCGCTGCAGCTCCTCGACCGGCAGGTAGATGCGTCCGCGCCGCGCGTCCTCGCCGACGTCGCGGATGATGTTGGTGAGCTGGAAGGCGATGCCCAGGTCGTGCGCATACTTCTGCGTGTCGCGGTGGGTCGAGCCGAAGATCTGTGAGGCGAGCAGGCCGACCACCGAGGCGACGCGGTAGCAGTAGAGCTGCAGGCCCTTGAAGTCGAGATAGCGCGACTGGTCGAGGTCCATTTCCATGCCGTCGATGATTTCGAGCAGCTGTTCGCGCGGCAGACCGTAGTCGCGTATCGCCGGCAGCAGCGCCAGGCAGACCGGGTGCTCCGGCGTGCCGTCGAAGCAGGCATCGATCTGCGCACGCCACCAGGCCAGCTGGGTGCGCGCAATGCCGACGTCCTCGGTTTCGTCGACCACGTCGTCGACCTCGCGGCAGAAGGCGTACAACGCGGTGATTGCACGCCGGCGCGGCGGCGGCAGGAAGAGGAAGCTGTAATAGAAGGACGAGCCGCTCTTGGCGGCGCGGTCCTGACAGTATTCGTCGGGGGTCATCGGTAGGTGAGGGCCTTGAGGGCTATCAGCGGCCAGTCGGTTCGGCCCAGTTTCGGGCGGCGGCGGAACACATCGTAATCGACCTGTTCAATGCGCTGCAAAATGCGCAGCCCGCCCTGCACGACAAGGCGCAATTCCCAGCCCAGTCGGCCGGGCAGGCGGCGTGCCAGTGGCATGCCGGAGCGCATCAGTGCGCGGGCGTCATCGACCAGATGTTTCATCATGGCGCGGAAGGCGTCGTCGCAGCGTGCGTCGCGCAGATGCGCCTCGGTCACGCCGAAGCGCGCCATTGTGTCGAGCGGAATGTAGATGCGGCCAGGCGGCAGGCCGTCGGCATTCTTGTCGATGTCGATCGCGACGTCCTGCCAGTGGTTGATCAGCTGCAGCGCGCTGCAGATCGCATCGGACTGCGCGAGGCTCTCCGCGTCATCGACCTTGTACAGGCAAAGCAGCAGCCGTCCGATCGGGTCGGCCGAGCGGCGGCAGTAGTCGCGCAGTTCGGTGTCGTTCGCGTAGCGGGTTTTCACGACGTCCTGCGCGAAGGCGTCGAGCAGGTCGTGGAACAGCGGCAGCGGCAGTGACCAGGCGCGGACGGCGCGGGCCAGCCGGGCGTGTATCGGGTCGTCCGGCACGCCGCCACGTTCGATGACGCGCAACTGTGCGCGGCATAGTTCGAGCGCGGCCAGTCGCGCTTCCGGGGCGGCGTCGCCCTCGTCAGCGATGTCGTCCGCATTGCGGGCGAACCAGTAGATGGCCGCGACCGGCTCGCGCAGCGCGGGCGGCATCAGGCGGGAGGCGACCGGAAAGTTTTCGTAGTGTTCGACCGACATGGGGCGCCGAGTATACCGGGGGCGGGTGTACAATCCGCGCCGCGTGCCCAGGTGGCGAAATTGGTAGACGCACTGGATTTAGGTTCCAGCGCCGCAAGGCGTGGAGGTTCGAGTCCTCTCCTGGGCACCAGCCCGCGCTTGTTCAGCCGGGTTTTCTCGCCACCATCCCCACCAGTGCCGACTGTCCGCGATGCGCGGAGCCTTCGTCGAGCACGTCCTCGTATTCGTCCAGCCGCTCGATGTCGAAGTCGCCGAAGGCTTCGCGCAGCAGTGCAACGGTATAGAGGTTCTCGACCGCGGATGGCCCGCCGGTGCGGTAGTCGAGCTGCTTCGGCGTATAGCCCTGCAGCACGATGCAACCGCCCGGGCGCAGCGTGCGCTTCAGATTTTCGAACAGCCGGGCGCGTTCGTCGGGTGCGGCGAACTGGATGAAGATGGCCACCACCAGGTCGAAGGTTTCGTCCGGATAGGTCCAGTTCAGCGCGTCGGCCAGTGCGAAATCGACCCTTACACCGCGCGCGGCGGCGAGTGCCTCGGCTTTTTCCAGCGCCACCGGCGACAGTTCGGTCGCCGTCACGTCCAGCCCCTGTTCGGCCAGCCAGACTGCGTTGCGGCCTTCTCCGTCGGCTACGCTGAGCGCCCGCTGTCCTGCGCGGAGCAGGCCGGCCTGTGCAGCGAGGAAGCGGTTCGGCGCGGTGCCGAAAAGGTAGGCCTCGCCGACGGCGCGGTACTTGTCGGACCAGAAGTCCTGCGCGTCGGCGTGGCTCATCAGTCCTGGATGTGGCCCATACGCTGGGCCTTGGTCGCGAGGTAG encodes:
- the hpnD gene encoding presqualene diphosphate synthase HpnD, which produces MTPDEYCQDRAAKSGSSFYYSFLFLPPPRRRAITALYAFCREVDDVVDETEDVGIARTQLAWWRAQIDACFDGTPEHPVCLALLPAIRDYGLPREQLLEIIDGMEMDLDQSRYLDFKGLQLYCYRVASVVGLLASQIFGSTHRDTQKYAHDLGIAFQLTNIIRDVGEDARRGRIYLPVEELQRFNVRAADILNARYSDEFRQLMEFQIARARQYYEQAMAALPKQDRAAQRPGLVMAAIYRTLLDEIERDGCRVLDRRIALTPLRKLWLAWKTWLKS
- the hpnC gene encoding squalene synthase HpnC codes for the protein MSVEHYENFPVASRLMPPALREPVAAIYWFARNADDIADEGDAAPEARLAALELCRAQLRVIERGGVPDDPIHARLARAVRAWSLPLPLFHDLLDAFAQDVVKTRYANDTELRDYCRRSADPIGRLLLCLYKVDDAESLAQSDAICSALQLINHWQDVAIDIDKNADGLPPGRIYIPLDTMARFGVTEAHLRDARCDDAFRAMMKHLVDDARALMRSGMPLARRLPGRLGWELRLVVQGGLRILQRIEQVDYDVFRRRPKLGRTDWPLIALKALTYR
- a CDS encoding SAM-dependent methyltransferase; protein product: MSHADAQDFWSDKYRAVGEAYLFGTAPNRFLAAQAGLLRAGQRALSVADGEGRNAVWLAEQGLDVTATELSPVALEKAEALAAARGVRVDFALADALNWTYPDETFDLVVAIFIQFAAPDERARLFENLKRTLRPGGCIVLQGYTPKQLDYRTGGPSAVENLYTVALLREAFGDFDIERLDEYEDVLDEGSAHRGQSALVGMVARKPG